DNA from Aureimonas sp. AU20:
CCAGGGCCGAGCGAAAATTGCGCGTGGCGAAAAGGCCCCCTGGCAGCGTCGCCTGACCGCGCTCGACCTCCTCGACCGAGAGATGGCCGAGATCCACCAGCACGTGCCGCGCGCCGGGCGCGATCTCCGCCTCGCTAGCCACGACGTCGAGATCCAGCGTCACCCCGGCCTCGATGGCGCCGCGCTCCAGGATGCGCCGGTCGCCGAAGGTGACGATGCGCGCGTCGTCCTTCGCCTCCGGCAGCGTCAGGAGCATGGCGGTCAGTTCCGGGCTGATGCCGGCGGGATCACCCATCGCAAGCGCGATCACGGGCCGGCTCGAAGGGTTGGTTGCGTTCGCCATGATAGCTCCTCCCAGGAAACTCGTCAGCAGGCATAACGATCTTGCATTCCGTCATCAAGCCTTTTGTATTCTGCATACAGCATTTTAAATTGACGCCTTCCCGCCCGCGTGATGAATGTCACGCGCGCCGATGTCCCATCGGGCGCACAGGGCAGGAGCATTCGATGAGCGAGACGATCGGGACGGCCCGTCCGGCGGACCAAGCTGCGGAGCCTGCGGGAGCCGGGCGCATCGCGCGCACCTCGCTGCACGACACGATCGTCAACCGCCTGCGCGATATGATCATCGAAGGCGCGCTGGAACCGGGCACGCGCCTGCACGAAGGTCAGCTCGGCGAGCAGCTCGGCATCTCGCGCACGCCGCTTCGCGAGGCCATCAAATATCTCGCCAGCGAAGGTCTGGTCGAACTCGTGCCCAGCCGGGGTGCGGTGGTGCGCCGCTTCGGCCGCAAGGACGTGCAGGACATGATGCTCGTCATCCGCACGCTGGAGGACCTGGCCGGGCGGCTTGCCTGCGCGGCGGCGAGCGACGGCGCCATCGCGGCGGTGCGGCGCGTCCATGACGAGATGATCGCGCGCTACGAGGCGGGAGACCGGCTGGCCTATTACAAGCTCAACCAGCAGATCCATTCCATGATCGTGGATCTCGCCGACAACCAGTCGCTGGCGCAGGTGCATTCCGGCCTGCAGATGCGTTTGAAGCGTGTGCGCTTCATCGGCCACGAGGGGCCTGAGCGCTGGGCGGCGGCGGTGGCCGAACATGGCGAGATGATCGAGGCCCTGGAGGCGCGAGACGCCGACCGCTTGGCCGAAGTTCTCACACGCCATCTGACCAAGGCCTGGGAGCGGGTGCAGGAAATGCTTTGAACAGGCGCTGCGGCCGGTTTCGCATGGGTGCGCCGGGGGCCCGCTTGCAGCGCCTAACAAAACCTCGTTGGGTCGGCTGGTCGGGTCATTCCGCCATGGACTTCGTGGCGAATGCTTGGTCCTGCCGCCAGCATCACTTAAGCTTCGCTCCTTGCACCCGCCGAAAACCCTCGCCCATCCGCCGGCCAGAGGTTTCGTTAGGCATTCTTGAAGAGTGTTTGACGACTCGGTCGAGTCGGTCCGTCGGCGCTTCTCCACCGCCCGTCGTTACCAATCTTCGCCCGAAGGGCGGGTCGTTCTCGTCTATGTGCCTGAGCAGCGCTCGCACTGAACGATCCTCGCCCATGTCCCCGATAGAAATTCGAAGTGCTTTGGTCGCGCAATCGGTTCTCGAGGCGAATGTCTGCCGCCGACCTTCGCTAGGCGCTTTCCATCTCCGACAAATCCTCTGTTTCTTCCGCGTAGCGGTTCGTCGGTAGTTCCATGTCGCTGGCGATCTCTATCCCGCCGCATCGCGATCGGCGGTTCCCGACCTCCGCAAAATCGCCAATCGACCCGGCGTCCTTGGCCTCCCGGCTCTTTTGAAGTTTTCTCGGAAAGCGCAGCCCAGCCTTTTTCCTCCGCCGCCAGCGCTATCCCGTCACTCACGCCGCCGAAATCGCTGGCCCGTTCTCTCCGAACGCCTTGCCTCCAACCTACAATCCGTCACCTTCTTCAGCAGCGATTGGGGCAGAGGGGAACGCGCGTGAAGAAGCTGATCAACGATCCGAAGGCGATCGTGCCGGAAATGCTGGAAGGGTCGGTGTCTCTCGCGCCGGGTCAGGCCCTGCTGGCCGGCGAGACGGTGGTGTTGCGCCATCCCTTGGCCGAGCCGAATGCGCGCGGTGTCGCCGTCCTGTCTGGCGGCGGCAGTGGACACGAGCCCGCCCATGCCGGCTATGTCGGCGAGGGCATGCTGACCGGCGCGATCGCCGGCGACATCTTCACCTCACCCTCCACCGACGCCGTGCTCGCCGGGCTGGAGGCCGCGACGGGCGCGGCTGGCGCGCTGCTCATCGTCAAGAACTACACGGGCGACAGGCTGAACTTCGGCCTCGCGGCGGAGATCTTGCGCGGCCGGGGCGGTCGGGTCGAGACGGTCGTTGTGGCCGACGACGTCGCCTTGCGCGGCACCGTGCCCAAAGAGCGCCGGCGCGGCATCGCTGGCACCGTCCTGATCCACAAGATCGCGGGCGCCGCGGCCGAGCGCGGCGACGATCTCGAAACGGTTGCAGCCCTCGCCAATGAAGCCGCCGCCGATCTCGGCTCCATGGGGCTGGCACTGGAATCCTGCACCGTTCCCGCCGCCGGCAAGGCCGGCTTCACGCTGGGCGAGGACGAGATCGAGCTTGGTCTTGGCATTCACGGCGAGCCGGGTGTGCGCCGTGCACCCCTGCAGCCAGTGCGCGCGCTGGTGGAAACGCTCCTCGCCGCCATCATCGACGATCTCGGCCTGACCAAGGGCGAGCGCTGCGTGCTGCTGGTCAATGGCCTGGGCGGCACTCCGCCGATGGAACTCGACATCGTTGCGGGCGAAGCGCTGCGCCAGTTGGCGGCGCGAGGCCTCCAAGTCGAGCGCGCCTGGTGCGGCACGCTTCTGTCGGCGCTCGACATGCGCGGCTGCTCGCTTTCGCTCCTGCGGGTCGATGACGCGCGTCTGGCGTTGCTCGACGCGCCGACGCGCGCGCCTGCCTGGCCGGGCGGCGGCCACCTCAACCCGACCATCCACCTTCCCTCCGCCCCGTCCACGGCGGTGCCCACGGAAGCCTCGGGCCGCGCCGCGCCGCAACCGGGAATGGAGGCGATGCGCCGGGCCATCCTGGCGGCAGCTGCCGCCATCGAACAGGCCGAAGGCGAACTCACCGATCTCGACGCCCGCGCGGGCGATGGCGATCTCGGCGCCAGCCTGTCGCGCGGCGCGGAAGCCCTTCGGGCCTTGCCGGACAGCGTCTGGACCAGCCCGGACCGCGCCCTGACAGCCATGGCCGAAGCGCTGCGCCGGGCGATCGCCGGAAGCTCCGGCCCCTTCTATGCCACGGCATTGATGCGCGCCGCGCGCCATCTACAGACCCATCCCGCCAACCCGCGCGAAGCGGCCCCAGCCTTCGCGGCCGCCGCGCGTGCCATCGGCGAGCTCGGCGGCGCTGGCGAGGGCGACCGCACCATGCTGGACGCTCTCCTGCCGGCCGCCCGCGCCCTGAAAGCCGCCACCGAGCGCGGCGAGACGCCTGCCATCGCATGGGCCGAGGCAGCGAAGGCGGCGGCTTCCGGCGCCGAGGCGACACAGACCATGGCCCCGCGCCTCGGCCGCGCCAGCTATCTCGGCGCCCGTGCCCTCGGCATACCGGACGGCGGCGCGGTCGCGATCTCGATCTGGCTGAAGGCCATCGCCGGCGCGCTGTAGGGGGGGCGCATTCGCAGTCGGAGGGTGAGGTAGGGGCGAGTCCTATGGCGCTCGCCCCTACCTCGCCAATCCGGCTCGATCATTTCCGACTCGCGATCGATAATATCCTGCGTCCCGCCGAGCAGAGCCCGAAGCGAGTTCTCCGTCTTGCGTCTTACTGCGAGCTGGGATCAGGCGTGACAGTCAGCAACGCGACAGACCGAACCCTCGCGTGCGCCACGCAGTTTATAATTCGAGAGTCGGTCGGTTTCTCAAACGAGGGGAAGACAAGGTAGTGCCAGCTCGCTCGTCCCTGGAAAGTGTTGCTCGCCGGCTTCGATTCTAACGCCCGCTTAGCATCCGCTGCTTCAAAGGCGCAGAATGACACTGACCAATGCCGGACTCGCAAAGGTAGCGAGGCAGCAAAAACTTAAGCTTGCAGCGAAGTTCAATAAGCCTGTTTTCAGGAAGATAAATGGTGCCCAAGGGCGGAATCGAACCACCGACACTGCGATTTTCAGTCGCATGCTCTACCAACTGAGCTACTTGGGCAAGCAGTTTCGCTTCGTTCGAAGCATCGCTGCGTTGGTGAGGGCCTTATAGGTGGCGCGAAAAATCCTGTCTAGCCTTTTTGCATGTCGGCGAGATGAAAAAGATCCGACGATCCGGCTTGCCAACCCGGGAACCATATGGCAAACAGCCGCCATCGAAGCGCTGCGGTAGCTCAGTGGTAGAGCACTCCATTGGTAATGGAGAGGTCGAGAGTTCAATCCTCTCTCGCAGCACCAGATATCTCAATCCCTTCAAACGATTATCTATGGGTTTGGTGCTGGCGTTTGCTTGGTGGTTTACGCTTCGTGCTCGTAGGATGTCGTATGGTCTCCGGGTCGGATTCGTCCCGGTGGCGGTTTTTTGCTGCACTTGCGAAGGCTGATGGCTGAGACGATTGTCTGCTTCGCCTGTCTCCGCGGTCTCTGCCGCTAAGACCTCTCTTCCCTCTCGATTCCAGGCTGGCATCGACTGCTTCACCGTCGCATCAGCGTCGGCGCGCGTTCGCTGTTCTTCGCGGAATTTAGGTCGCGGCCAATAAACACATTTTCGCGGCTAAAAATTCAGCTGGCTCGGAACGTGCTTTCGGTAATCGTTCGTTGAGCGAATTAAATCAATCCTCCCGCGATAGCTGATGTTCGGGAGGGCAGTGCATGCGCTGGACGATTAAGACCAAGCTGGGCGTATCGTTCTCGGCTGTCCTTTTGATGATGGCTGGAACCGGCTATGTCGGCATCAATAGCCTCTCGCTCACCAACGCGATGATGACTGGATTTGCCAGTGGCCCCTATGTCCAGACGGAGCGCGCCGGGGGCATACAGGCTGTTGTCACCGATATTCAACGCGCGACGCTGAGATTGATATTGGCGCCCGACACCGACGCGAAAGCCATGGCCAAGCAGGATCTCGCCAATGACTGGCAGATGCTGGACGAAGATTTGACGAAGCTTCTGGGCGCGATGTCTCCCGCCGACCAAGCGTCGAATACCGATCTTCGAGCACTGACCGACAAGGTCCGGGCGGCCGCCAACGAGACCGCCTCGGTCGCCGAATTCGCGGAGCCGACGGCCGGCAACAGGGCGATGAACGAGACCAAGCCTTTGTCCGACGCATTTCTGGCAAGCTCGGCCGAACTCAAGAAGGCCGTTCTTCAGTCCGACGACAAAGCAGCCCTGGCGGCGCTCAGTCTTCTTTCGGACATCCAGGTTGAGGTGCTTCGCAGCCGAACCTCGGCGATCGCGGCCGTGGTGCGGACCGACCCGGCCCAGCTTCAGCGCATCAAGAAGGATCTGACGGCCGTCTACGCGAATGTTGACCAGCTTTTCACAGCGCTGCTGGCAGTGCCGGCGGGTGCCGGGCATCAGGAGCTCGTCGCCAAGACCAAGGCCTCCTGGACGGACCTTCGGACTGCGGAGGAGTCGATCGTCGAGTTCGGTCTGAACAACCATTTCGGCCGCGCACTCCAACTCAACAACGAGACGCTGACGCCGCTCGCCGAAGCGCTTGACGACCGCGCCGACAAGCTGACGGAGCGAAGCGCCGCCGTTGCGACCGCCTATCTCGATGAAGCGCAGGACAACTACCTCGCGACGCGGAACATCCTCATCGCGTTTCTGGGTGCGGCTCTTGCGATCGGGGCGGGGGCCGCGATCTGGCTTGCGGCCTCGATCGGCCGTGGGCTTCGAAAAGCCGTTCGTCTCTCCAACGATATCGGCACGGGCGATGTTTCGCAGCAGGTCGAGGTGCGTGGGAGCGACGAGGTCGCCGAACTTCTCGTCTCGATGAATGCGATGAGCGCCCAGCTTTCCGCCATTGCCACCGATGTCACGGGGTCGGCTGCGCAGGTGGCGAGCGGGTCCACGCAATCGGCCGCGACGGCCGAGGCGCTTTCGTCCGGCTCGACGGAGCAGGCCGCCGCCTCCGAGCAGGCGTCCGCCGCAGTGGAGCAGATGACGGCGAACGTGCGACAAAACTCCGACAACGCCACGCAGACCGAGAAGATTGCCGCCCAGGCTTCGCATCATGCCGAGAGAAGCGGAGTGGCCGTCGCGAGCGCCGTCGACGCCATGCGCACCATCGCGGAGAAGATCGCCGTCGTGCAGGAGATTGCGCGCCAGACCGACCTGCTGGCGCTGAACGCCGCCATCGAGGCGGCCCGCGCCGGTAGCCACGGCAAGGGCTTCGCGGTGGTCGCCTCTGAGGTTCGAAAGCTCGCCGAACGCTCGCAGTCGGCCGCGCAGGAGATCGGGCAGTTGTCGGCGCAGACGCTGGTCACCTCCGAGGAGGCTGGGCGGATGCTCGATGCGCTGGTGCCGGACATCCGGAAGACTGCCGAGCTCGTGTCCGAAATTTCGGCCGCCTGCCGCGAACAGTCGGTCGGTATCGAGCAGATCAACCAAGCCATCCAGCAGCTCGATCAGGTGACGCAGAGCAACGCCGGATCGGCCAATGAAATGTCGGCGACGGCCAACCAATTGTCGGCCGAAGCGCGACGTCTGGAGGAGCGGGCCAGCTTCTTCACGCTGGCGCAGGCTCTCAAGCCTGCGGCCACTGCGGCAGCGAGCGAGACGACCGGCCAAGATCTGCAGGCGAAGGTTCGGCGGTTGGAGGTGGCCAACAGCGCCCGGCCGACAGGCCGGACGTCGTCGGCCGGTCCTGCGTCCGACGGCTTCGATCTGAATCTGGACGGGTTCGAGAAGTTGAGCGCCTGATTATTGCCGCAGGCCGGAGGGCGGCGGAGGTGTCTCGAAGACACCATCGCAGCCTCCGCGAGGAGGGATCAAGCCCTTCCGGCCTAGACAGAGCTGGCTGCCGGAACGGCGCCATAGGAGATGAAGCACCAAGCTTTGGCGAGGTCCTGCTCTATCTCGGCATGGAAATCATCTGTTCCGACATCGTCGATGAGCGGATGGGCAAAGGTCGGAAGGGGAAAAGTCGCTCGGTGAGGGACGGCGGCGGTCGCTTCTGTCTCCAAACCGCCCGTAACCCCAAAACCCCCTTCGAGCGATGGGCTTGAAGGGGGCCGAATGGGAGCGGGCCCCTGGTGCCTCGCGACAGCCCGCGTCCGGGGTGCGCTACATCGCGTGGGCGAGCTTCAGGAACGCCTCTTTTTCATCGCCCTCAGTGGGGTCGGTTTCGACCTCGGAAGACGATGGGCTGCGCATCACCAGCGGGGAACCGACTTCGTCTTCGTCCCGTGACGTGTCCGCGAATGCGTTCTGCGAGGTGAGAGTGTCCATGGTCTATCTCCTTCTCTCTTCGATAGCATTGCCGTCGTGGTTGTTCGGACTAACAGGCTCCGTTCGTTGCGGTCGCATGGATCCCGCGACCTGACCGGGAGGGTGACACGATCACGGGATGTTTGGCAATGACGCAATGTGTTGATGAAAGTTGCACGCAAGGCGGGCGACCGAATGGAGATCAGCGCATCCTGCAATCGATAGTTATGATGGCACCCCAAGATGGTCCGAGTAGCCAGGCGCGCGAAGCCAGTCGCGAAGCCCGGTCAGGCGTCGTTCTTGGGCTCCAGACGCGCAGCGATCTGATAGCCGGTTTCCAGAAGAGTCGCGTCGATCAGCGCTCGCAGCAGGTCGTAGTCGAGCGATGCGGCGAGATCGCGCGCTTGCGTGAGATGGTCGACGAGCGATCCCTCGCGGGCTTTCCGGCTCCTGTCGGGGACGGGGCGGAGCGGAGGCGCGATGTCGGAAAGATAGCCCGAGATATAGGTCAGGCGCCCGTCCGCCGTGCGGAAGCACCGAGCGCGCGAGCGCACCCATCGCGTTCCGTGAAGGATGCTTCGGAGCCGGTAGTCGACCGTCATGGAGTTCTCGCCCGCCATCGCGGCTGCGATACCGCGCGTAAGGCCGGATCGATCGTCGGGATGTATGGCGGCCTGGAAGCGCTCGAGGGCGATGCCATGCTGGCCAAGCTCGCGGGGCACGTTGATATATTCGCAGACACGCTCGCAGGCGATCACGAGATTCGTGCTGACTTGCCAGTTCCAAATGCCGATCAGGTCGAGAAGGCCCGCGCCGTCCTTCGAGTCATCGTTCATTGAGACAACCCTTGGGCCTGTTCGGCATAAAATTCTTTTCTCGGAACGAGAACGGTCCTACGAAGCTTCCAGCGCAATGTCCACCATTCGGTGAGGTGCCGAACCATTCTCCATTCGTGCTTGGCACGAAGGGGCGGGATGGGGAGGAATGGGTTCGAGCGAAAGGTTCACGACGGATGCAGGCTCTGGTGAAGGACCCGATCGATCTCCATCTCGGCAAGCGCCTCGAGGCCTTGCGGCTGGCGCAGGGAAAATCCCTCCAAAGCGTCGCGAACGAACTGGACATCACCTACCAGCAGGTCCGCAAATACGAGAACGGCGAGAACCGGATCAGTGCCAGCACGCTCTATCGTCTGGCCAGGGTTCTGAACGTTCAGCCCAGCTTCTTCTTCGAGGGGATGGAGGGCGAACCCGCGCCGAACGGCGAGGCGGATTCGCAGGAAGTTCTGGAGCCGGCCTACGAAGACCTCCTCAACCGCATCAAGGATGGCGAGGTGAGGGACGCGCTTCGCCATCTCTTTCTGCGCATGGCGAAGCTGAACTCGCTTTGAGACGCTGAAAGCGCTCGAACTCTAGCCGCGACGATCGGCCGAGGTGAGGCCGACGACAGCGGCGCCGCTGGCCAGGACGATCGCATCTTCGACGAAGCCGCTGGAGGACTGGCCGTAGCGCGCCATGGCCTGCCGACGCAGCGCCAGCCCGAGATAGGACGCGCCGATCGCGGTCGCGACAGCGAGGATGGCGCCTTCGCCCTGCCGCCCCCTCGGCGCGAGCATGGCCCCGGCGAAAGCCGCCGTCAGACTGCGGGCGATCAGGCCGGCCGGCACGGTGCGATCCGGGGCGGAGCGCATCTTGTCGCCCGCCATCTCGCCGGCCGCGAGCGCGGCGGTACCCCAGGCAACCAGCGGATGCGCGAGAAGCTCGACGGCCGGCCCGCCTCGCGGCAGGGTCCCGCGCTGCGCCGCGCCGGACAGGAGCACGAGCGGCGTCATGGCGCGCTGGCCGGCGACGAGGCCGATGAGGAGAGAACGAAGCATAGGCGGACAATCTCCAGGTGGGATCGAGTGGACCGATCCCACAACTCGCAGAGCGGTCGATCGTATCCACGGGATGCGGAGATGGGATCGCGCCGGATCGGCGAGAGGCGCGCGATCAGCGCCGTCGGACGGCTTGAGTGCGCTGCAAGAAAAACCAAGGCGATTTCGCGAGTGCAGTGTAGAGCTTGCACCTGGAGATAGCTTGTCAGCGGCCTGTTCGGGTGAAAAGGATGGGTCCCGCTTTGATCGGTGCGAAGGGTCTGCCCATGCCGTCTTCCAGGAAACTGGTGGAATTGGAGGCACTTCGCGGTATCGCCGCGATCACGGTGCTGGTCCACCACTTCATGCTCGGCTTTACCCCAAGGTTGCATGGCCTGTCCTATCCCGACCAGCCCTGGTCCCTGTTCGGCACGCCTGCCTTCGCCTTGGTGAACGGCTCGGCGGCCGTGGTCGTGTTCTTCGTCCTGTCAGGTTTCGTCCTGTCGCTTCGGGTCCTGCGGACCGGCAGCGCGGAGGTGGCAGCCCTGGCCGCGCTCAAGCGCTGGCCGCGTCTGGCCGGTCCGGTGATCCTCACCAATGCCATGGCCGGCGGCGCGATGGCGGCTGGCCTCTTCTCCAACCCCGCCGTCGCGCCGCTCGTCCCTTCGAAATGGCTGGCCTGGTTCTACACCTGGCCGAGCGCCGGCTTCGCGGAAACTCCCCAAAGCATCTGGGAAGGCGCGACGACCTTCTTCACCGCGCACAGTCTCTACAATTCCAGCCTCTGGACCATGCGCTACGAATTCGAGGGAAGTTTCCTCGTGCTCATAGCGGCACTGCTCTGGGCGAGGCTTCCCCGCTTTCAAACGCCGATTCTCATCGCGCTCTGGCTCGCCGCTTTCATTGCCAGTC
Protein-coding regions in this window:
- a CDS encoding HAMP domain-containing methyl-accepting chemotaxis protein, whose product is MRWTIKTKLGVSFSAVLLMMAGTGYVGINSLSLTNAMMTGFASGPYVQTERAGGIQAVVTDIQRATLRLILAPDTDAKAMAKQDLANDWQMLDEDLTKLLGAMSPADQASNTDLRALTDKVRAAANETASVAEFAEPTAGNRAMNETKPLSDAFLASSAELKKAVLQSDDKAALAALSLLSDIQVEVLRSRTSAIAAVVRTDPAQLQRIKKDLTAVYANVDQLFTALLAVPAGAGHQELVAKTKASWTDLRTAEESIVEFGLNNHFGRALQLNNETLTPLAEALDDRADKLTERSAAVATAYLDEAQDNYLATRNILIAFLGAALAIGAGAAIWLAASIGRGLRKAVRLSNDIGTGDVSQQVEVRGSDEVAELLVSMNAMSAQLSAIATDVTGSAAQVASGSTQSAATAEALSSGSTEQAAASEQASAAVEQMTANVRQNSDNATQTEKIAAQASHHAERSGVAVASAVDAMRTIAEKIAVVQEIARQTDLLALNAAIEAARAGSHGKGFAVVASEVRKLAERSQSAAQEIGQLSAQTLVTSEEAGRMLDALVPDIRKTAELVSEISAACREQSVGIEQINQAIQQLDQVTQSNAGSANEMSATANQLSAEARRLEERASFFTLAQALKPAATAAASETTGQDLQAKVRRLEVANSARPTGRTSSAGPASDGFDLNLDGFEKLSA
- a CDS encoding acyltransferase family protein codes for the protein MPSSRKLVELEALRGIAAITVLVHHFMLGFTPRLHGLSYPDQPWSLFGTPAFALVNGSAAVVVFFVLSGFVLSLRVLRTGSAEVAALAALKRWPRLAGPVILTNAMAGGAMAAGLFSNPAVAPLVPSKWLAWFYTWPSAGFAETPQSIWEGATTFFTAHSLYNSSLWTMRYEFEGSFLVLIAALLWARLPRFQTPILIALWLAAFIASPYLSPFVVGVALAARHEAGPGRDWTWRGTAAAIVAILLLGGYHEAMVGSRPEGLYAPLAPLAALDPLRLRVVLHTLAAVLSLFLFQRSAPIRRAMSGQVGSTLGFLSFGIYLCQIIVICSASSAVFEATVNWGRGMQIGATFLVTVAGTLALAVPVAIFDRWWMGQVGRLFTLGHARYRARAAASV
- a CDS encoding dihydroxyacetone kinase family protein, which gives rise to MKKLINDPKAIVPEMLEGSVSLAPGQALLAGETVVLRHPLAEPNARGVAVLSGGGSGHEPAHAGYVGEGMLTGAIAGDIFTSPSTDAVLAGLEAATGAAGALLIVKNYTGDRLNFGLAAEILRGRGGRVETVVVADDVALRGTVPKERRRGIAGTVLIHKIAGAAAERGDDLETVAALANEAAADLGSMGLALESCTVPAAGKAGFTLGEDEIELGLGIHGEPGVRRAPLQPVRALVETLLAAIIDDLGLTKGERCVLLVNGLGGTPPMELDIVAGEALRQLAARGLQVERAWCGTLLSALDMRGCSLSLLRVDDARLALLDAPTRAPAWPGGGHLNPTIHLPSAPSTAVPTEASGRAAPQPGMEAMRRAILAAAAAIEQAEGELTDLDARAGDGDLGASLSRGAEALRALPDSVWTSPDRALTAMAEALRRAIAGSSGPFYATALMRAARHLQTHPANPREAAPAFAAAARAIGELGGAGEGDRTMLDALLPAARALKAATERGETPAIAWAEAAKAAASGAEATQTMAPRLGRASYLGARALGIPDGGAVAISIWLKAIAGAL
- a CDS encoding helix-turn-helix domain-containing protein encodes the protein MQALVKDPIDLHLGKRLEALRLAQGKSLQSVANELDITYQQVRKYENGENRISASTLYRLARVLNVQPSFFFEGMEGEPAPNGEADSQEVLEPAYEDLLNRIKDGEVRDALRHLFLRMAKLNSL
- a CDS encoding GntR family transcriptional regulator yields the protein MSETIGTARPADQAAEPAGAGRIARTSLHDTIVNRLRDMIIEGALEPGTRLHEGQLGEQLGISRTPLREAIKYLASEGLVELVPSRGAVVRRFGRKDVQDMMLVIRTLEDLAGRLACAAASDGAIAAVRRVHDEMIARYEAGDRLAYYKLNQQIHSMIVDLADNQSLAQVHSGLQMRLKRVRFIGHEGPERWAAAVAEHGEMIEALEARDADRLAEVLTRHLTKAWERVQEML
- a CDS encoding PAS domain-containing protein; amino-acid sequence: MNDDSKDGAGLLDLIGIWNWQVSTNLVIACERVCEYINVPRELGQHGIALERFQAAIHPDDRSGLTRGIAAAMAGENSMTVDYRLRSILHGTRWVRSRARCFRTADGRLTYISGYLSDIAPPLRPVPDRSRKAREGSLVDHLTQARDLAASLDYDLLRALIDATLLETGYQIAARLEPKNDA